One Jeotgalibaca porci genomic region harbors:
- a CDS encoding MATE family efflux transporter: protein MENENKMGTMPVGKLLIKMSVPVMISMLVQALYNIVDSVFVAQISEEALTGVTLAFPIQNLMIAISAGTGVGINALVSRRLGQKNMDGAGITAGNGLFLNIIHAIVFSIAGMLLVPAFFKAQTSDPEIIAYGTDYLRIVSVFSFGIFMQVTFERFLQSTGLTFYSMLCQAAGAIINIILDPIFIFGWFGLPAMGTAGAAWATVIGQFFSAFLGLYFHLKFNHEIKLSLKSFKPNWPIIKEIYAVGIPSMIMMSVGSLLNIVMNNILIAFSSTATAVYGVYFRLQSFVFMPVFGMNNGMVPIIGFNYGARKPDRIKETIALAIRYASIIMIVGFVIFQLFPDVLLGFFNASPQMIEIGRPALRIISIHFIAAGASIVLGSAFQAFGLGKYSLVISLIRQLVVLLPIAYVMSLTGNINNIWWAFLISEVTALVLGIGFMKHVNVHYIKPLYN, encoded by the coding sequence ATGGAGAATGAGAATAAAATGGGTACAATGCCCGTTGGTAAATTATTAATTAAAATGTCTGTGCCGGTAATGATATCAATGCTGGTACAAGCTTTATATAACATTGTCGATAGTGTCTTCGTAGCACAAATCAGTGAAGAAGCTTTAACAGGTGTCACTTTGGCATTCCCAATCCAGAACTTGATGATTGCAATATCAGCAGGGACAGGGGTAGGGATTAATGCTTTGGTCTCACGTCGTCTTGGTCAGAAGAATATGGACGGTGCGGGAATTACGGCTGGAAATGGTCTGTTTTTGAATATTATCCATGCGATTGTTTTTTCTATTGCCGGTATGTTGCTTGTACCTGCCTTCTTTAAGGCCCAAACTTCCGATCCGGAGATTATCGCTTATGGAACGGATTATTTGCGAATTGTTTCTGTATTTAGTTTTGGTATCTTTATGCAAGTGACGTTCGAACGCTTCTTGCAATCAACCGGATTGACGTTCTACTCGATGCTTTGTCAGGCTGCGGGTGCTATTATCAATATTATCCTTGATCCAATTTTTATTTTTGGTTGGTTCGGCCTTCCTGCAATGGGAACGGCAGGTGCAGCTTGGGCCACTGTAATTGGTCAATTTTTTAGTGCATTTCTAGGTTTGTATTTCCACTTGAAATTCAACCATGAAATTAAGTTATCATTGAAAAGTTTCAAACCAAATTGGCCTATTATTAAAGAAATCTACGCCGTTGGTATCCCTTCAATGATTATGATGTCGGTTGGTTCATTGTTAAATATCGTAATGAATAACATCTTGATTGCTTTCAGTTCAACAGCCACAGCCGTTTACGGTGTGTACTTCCGTCTGCAAAGTTTCGTCTTTATGCCTGTGTTTGGTATGAATAATGGAATGGTGCCAATTATCGGTTTTAACTATGGTGCACGCAAACCGGATCGTATTAAAGAAACGATTGCTTTGGCGATTCGCTATGCATCTATAATTATGATTGTTGGATTCGTTATTTTCCAATTGTTCCCGGATGTGCTACTTGGATTCTTTAATGCTTCGCCGCAAATGATTGAAATAGGTAGACCGGCACTTAGAATCATTAGTATTCATTTTATTGCTGCGGGCGCAAGTATTGTTTTAGGCTCTGCTTTCCAAGCATTCGGCTTAGGGAAATATAGTCTGGTGATTTCATTGATCCGCCAATTAGTCGTTCTTTTACCGATTGCGTACGTGATGTCCCTAACCGGAAACATCAATAATATTTGGTGGGCATTCTTGATTTCTGAAGTCACAGCACTTGTACTGGGAATTGGTTTTATGAAGCATGTTAACGTACATTATATTAAGCCACTTTATAATTAA
- a CDS encoding GyrI-like domain-containing protein, which translates to MPRISDWLVMQRPEERGVAIRSQVPLKDLENKITESRDKLEAYLRHIGIRPAGNFFVTYHSFSKKAVDLEAGFLTASKAAGREEIMPVTKRAGLYLTCIHQGARQTIPAVYREMDTWLQDHHFSTTGESEEIYLNENVQEALLITQILIPILEDVNGE; encoded by the coding sequence ATGCCGCGTATCAGTGATTGGTTAGTGATGCAACGTCCCGAAGAAAGAGGTGTAGCCATCCGCTCGCAAGTGCCGCTGAAAGACTTAGAAAATAAAATAACCGAGTCTCGAGATAAGTTAGAAGCTTATCTTCGTCATATTGGGATACGTCCTGCCGGAAACTTCTTTGTAACGTATCATTCTTTTTCAAAAAAGGCAGTGGATTTAGAGGCTGGTTTTTTAACTGCTAGTAAAGCTGCGGGAAGAGAAGAAATTATGCCCGTAACAAAACGGGCTGGATTGTATTTAACTTGCATCCACCAAGGAGCGCGTCAGACCATCCCCGCTGTTTATCGTGAAATGGATACGTGGTTGCAAGACCATCATTTTTCGACAACAGGGGAGTCAGAAGAAATATATTTGAATGAAAATGTTCAAGAAGCGTTATTAATAACGCAAATCTTGATACCAATTTTGGAGGATGTAAATGGAGAATGA
- a CDS encoding YeiH family protein, giving the protein MVSKKHMPGLFLAFGIAVVAYVINAILPSALLGATLIALLLGMLLNPIVMRTDSYDSGMKWTSKYVLRAGIILAGITLSFSQVIEAGKYALVLMVFTLATAFGVGYLCKKVFKINWKLASLLSISTAICGGTAVATLGPTIHAKNRDIAYAISATFLFDMITVIAFPWIGQWLGLSDTSYGLWIGTAVNDTSSVVAAGYAFSDAAGVLATIVKLTRTLFIVPIVLIFSWIYAKKETPSQSAEKVNIKNIFPWFILGFLIVVGIRSTGLLPETTVDIVAFLSKFFLSMALAAIGLKTSFKEIAGVGIKPMVAGVVIDVSVVFVSLFAQAAILKYMG; this is encoded by the coding sequence ATGGTTAGTAAAAAACATATGCCAGGATTGTTTCTAGCTTTTGGAATTGCCGTTGTAGCGTATGTTATAAACGCGATTCTTCCTTCTGCGCTTTTGGGGGCAACGCTGATCGCATTACTTTTGGGGATGTTATTAAATCCTATTGTAATGCGAACAGATAGTTATGACAGTGGTATGAAATGGACTTCCAAATATGTCTTGCGGGCAGGAATTATTTTAGCGGGAATCACACTTAGTTTTTCACAAGTGATTGAAGCGGGTAAATACGCGCTTGTCTTGATGGTATTTACATTAGCGACAGCATTTGGCGTCGGCTATCTGTGTAAAAAGGTCTTTAAGATTAACTGGAAATTAGCCAGTTTACTTTCTATTAGTACTGCCATTTGCGGGGGAACCGCAGTTGCAACTTTAGGGCCAACTATTCATGCGAAAAATCGGGATATTGCTTACGCGATCTCCGCTACGTTCCTTTTTGACATGATAACCGTTATTGCTTTTCCATGGATTGGCCAATGGCTGGGCTTGAGTGATACATCATATGGTCTGTGGATTGGGACGGCAGTGAACGACACTTCATCAGTCGTTGCTGCAGGCTATGCATTCTCCGATGCAGCCGGTGTTCTGGCAACAATCGTGAAATTAACTCGGACCTTATTTATTGTGCCGATTGTTCTTATCTTTTCTTGGATTTATGCAAAAAAAGAAACACCATCACAATCAGCGGAAAAAGTGAATATCAAAAATATTTTTCCGTGGTTCATTCTCGGATTCCTCATAGTGGTTGGAATCAGAAGCACCGGTTTACTACCAGAAACAACGGTCGATATTGTTGCCTTTTTATCAAAATTCTTTTTATCCATGGCCTTAGCGGCAATCGGATTGAAGACAAGCTTCAAAGAGATTGCCGGAGTGGGAATAAAGCCAATGGTCGCGGGAGTGGTTATCGACGTATCGGTCGTTTTCGTCTCCCTGTTCGCCCAAGCCGCGATACTGAAATACATGGGCTAG
- a CDS encoding zinc-ribbon domain-containing protein, with amino-acid sequence MDYNQTLTCQECGHFGRFEVYVTANRFRLFFIPLFTIGKHYAVRTTCCDTLYQLTPEKGRAIEKGQSVTIAEEDLTLKELGVKATTRQCRQCGHTQAIGSNFCSNCGQPLT; translated from the coding sequence TTGGACTATAACCAGACGCTAACGTGCCAAGAGTGCGGTCACTTCGGCAGGTTTGAAGTATATGTGACGGCTAATCGCTTCCGCTTATTTTTTATCCCGCTTTTTACAATTGGAAAGCATTATGCTGTTCGAACGACGTGTTGCGATACTCTTTATCAGCTAACCCCTGAAAAAGGACGAGCAATTGAAAAAGGACAGTCCGTGACTATTGCTGAAGAAGATTTAACCTTAAAGGAATTAGGGGTGAAAGCAACGACGCGCCAGTGTCGACAGTGCGGACATACCCAAGCAATTGGTTCGAATTTCTGTTCAAATTGCGGACAACCACTCACATGA
- a CDS encoding YdbC family protein, whose translation MADIKYEIVNHIGVLSTSPNGWTKELNVVSWNGGQEKYDIRDWSPDHTKMSKGITLNEAEIGQLRLLIIK comes from the coding sequence ATGGCAGATATTAAGTACGAAATTGTAAATCATATTGGCGTTTTAAGCACATCTCCCAATGGTTGGACGAAAGAACTAAATGTTGTCAGTTGGAATGGCGGACAAGAAAAATACGATATCCGTGATTGGAGTCCTGACCATACGAAGATGAGTAAAGGGATTACTCTGAACGAAGCAGAGATTGGGCAGCTGCGTTTATTAATTATTAAATAG